One region of Eretmochelys imbricata isolate rEreImb1 chromosome 2, rEreImb1.hap1, whole genome shotgun sequence genomic DNA includes:
- the ARMH2 gene encoding armadillo-like helical domain-containing protein 2: protein MFKKLQACYETFIKAFFSSVKEEPYNPTDSIFHKQKIVRYGTDVRNTQLPLEQRAQAAKNIGLLVYTGGPNAGLCASEYIQDLTDILNMPDTSANVRILVLQGLCGICYINYSNQNKVKDLNLADILLACLTEDEDSSPASNHITVVKFWVCYLLTVLCCHNIPYIRILHELGGQKLVTKLKFLSSMEWSGWPDNYAEVLFSLLGFHKAQLTSGI, encoded by the exons ATGTTTAAGAAACTCCAAGCTTGTTATGAAACTTTCATCAAAGCCTTTTTCTCTTCTGTGAAGGAAGAGCCCTACAATCCAACTGACAGCATTTTTCATAAGCAAAAAATTGTTAGATATGGCACCGATGTGAGGAACACACAACTACCCCTTGAACAgagagcccaagctgcaaaaAATATTGGACTGCTAGTGTACACAG GTGGGCCAAATGCTGGACTATGCGCATCAGAATACATCCAGGACCTAACTGATATCTTGAACATGCCAGACACTTCAGCAAATGTGAGGATCCTGGTGCTCCAAGGGCTGTGCGGTATTTGCTATATAAATTACAGTAACCAAAACAAGGTAAAAGATCTGAATCTTGCGGATATTCTTCTTGCTTGTCTCACTGAAGATGAAGATTCATCCCCAGCTAGCAACCATATTACCGTGGTTAAGTTCTGGGTTTGTTACCTTCTGACTGTCCTTTGTTGCCACAATATCCCTTACATTAGAATACTCCATGAATTGGGAGGTCAAAAGCTGGTAACAAAGCTGAAATTCCTGTCTAGCATGGAATGGTCTGGCTGGCCAGATAATTATGCAGAAGTACTGTTTTCCCTTTTGGGGTTTCACAAAGCTCAACTTACTTCtggtatttaa
- the GMNN gene encoding geminin isoform X1 yields the protein MNFSMKEKLDAGKASGTIKKYVTDKANSAPRRTLKTIQPSTAGCLIGRVNEPAKCSFKRKLWSDQLTAKTCKAEVVDPKQKNENLKGVTQAVDLMVKKNPPSRYWKEVAEERRKALYEVLQENEKLHKEIEQKDGEIARLKEENDELVLLAEHVQYMTNMIERLTGQAPDGLESLKNLDLEEFEQEDEESDSEDDVDRDSEELPSQVSCDSRENATDSSAKKARSL from the exons ATGAATTTCAGTATGAAGGAGAAATTGGATGCAGGAAAAGCCTCAGGAACGATAAAG AAGTACGTCACAGACAAGGCAAACTCAGCCCCAAGACGGACTCTTAAAACGATTCAGCCTTCAACAGCAGGTTGCCTTATTGGCAGGGTAAATGAA CCTGCTAAATGTTCGTTCAAAAGGAAACTTTGGAGTGATCAGCTAACTGCAAAGACCTGCAAAGCTGAGGTTGTGGAcccaaaacagaaaaatgaaaatctAAAAGGAGTCACTCAAGCTGTTGATCTCATGGTAAAAA AAAATCCTCCGTCTCGGTACTGGAAGGAAGTGGCTGAAGAGAGAAGGAAGGCACTGTATGAAGtgcttcaggaaaatgaaaag ctGCACAAAGAAATTGAACAGAAAGATGGTGAAATTGCCCGTCTAAAAGAAGAAAATGATGAACTGGTATTACTTGCAGAACATGTGCAGTACATGACAAATATGATTGAG AGACTAACTGGGCAGGCACCTGATGGCCTTGAGTCACTGAAAAATCTAGACTTGGAGGAATTTGAGCAGGAGGATGAAGAGAGTGATTCTGAGGATGATGTAGATCGGGATTCTGAAGAGTTGCCTTCACAAGTCTCATGTGATTCTAGGGAGAATGCCACAGATTCATCTGCAAAGAAAGCTAGAAGTCTGTAA
- the GMNN gene encoding geminin isoform X2 has product MNFSMKEKLDAGKASGTIKYVTDKANSAPRRTLKTIQPSTAGCLIGRVNEPAKCSFKRKLWSDQLTAKTCKAEVVDPKQKNENLKGVTQAVDLMVKKNPPSRYWKEVAEERRKALYEVLQENEKLHKEIEQKDGEIARLKEENDELVLLAEHVQYMTNMIERLTGQAPDGLESLKNLDLEEFEQEDEESDSEDDVDRDSEELPSQVSCDSRENATDSSAKKARSL; this is encoded by the exons ATGAATTTCAGTATGAAGGAGAAATTGGATGCAGGAAAAGCCTCAGGAACGATAAAG TACGTCACAGACAAGGCAAACTCAGCCCCAAGACGGACTCTTAAAACGATTCAGCCTTCAACAGCAGGTTGCCTTATTGGCAGGGTAAATGAA CCTGCTAAATGTTCGTTCAAAAGGAAACTTTGGAGTGATCAGCTAACTGCAAAGACCTGCAAAGCTGAGGTTGTGGAcccaaaacagaaaaatgaaaatctAAAAGGAGTCACTCAAGCTGTTGATCTCATGGTAAAAA AAAATCCTCCGTCTCGGTACTGGAAGGAAGTGGCTGAAGAGAGAAGGAAGGCACTGTATGAAGtgcttcaggaaaatgaaaag ctGCACAAAGAAATTGAACAGAAAGATGGTGAAATTGCCCGTCTAAAAGAAGAAAATGATGAACTGGTATTACTTGCAGAACATGTGCAGTACATGACAAATATGATTGAG AGACTAACTGGGCAGGCACCTGATGGCCTTGAGTCACTGAAAAATCTAGACTTGGAGGAATTTGAGCAGGAGGATGAAGAGAGTGATTCTGAGGATGATGTAGATCGGGATTCTGAAGAGTTGCCTTCACAAGTCTCATGTGATTCTAGGGAGAATGCCACAGATTCATCTGCAAAGAAAGCTAGAAGTCTGTAA